One Vibrio campbellii CAIM 519 = NBRC 15631 = ATCC 25920 genomic window carries:
- the typA gene encoding translational GTPase TypA — protein MATPQIDKLRNIAIIAHVDHGKTTLVDKLLQQSGTLESRGEAEERVMDSNDIEKERGITILAKNTAINWNDYRINIVDTPGHADFGGEVERIMSMVDSVLLIVDAVDGPMPQTRFVTQKAFAHGLKPIVVINKIDRPGARPDWVMDQVFDLFDNLGATDEQLDFKVVYASALNGWAALEEGETGENMEPLFQTIVEEVTAPQVDLDGPLQMQVSQLDYSSYVGVIGVARVTRGSVKPNQQVTVIGADGKTRNGKVGTVMGYLGLERHEVEQANAGDIIAITGLGELKISDTICAQNQVEALPPLSVDEPTVTMTFQVNTSPFAGKEGKFVTSRNILERLEKELVHNVALRVEQTDDPDKFRVSGRGELHLSILIENMRREGFELAVSRPEVIIKEEDGQLMEPFETVTIDVMEEHQGGIMENIGLRKGELKDMSPDGKGRVRMDFEMPSRGLIGFQTEFMTLTSGSGLLYHTFDHYGPHKGGNIGQRVNGVLIANAMGKALTNALFNLQERGRLFIGHGVEVYEGMVIGIHSRDNDLTVNALKGKQLTNVRASGTDDAQVLTPPIKMTLEQALEFIDDDELVEVTPESIRIRKKFLTESDRKRASRSAK, from the coding sequence ATGGCTACTCCACAGATTGATAAATTAAGAAATATCGCGATTATCGCGCACGTTGACCACGGTAAAACAACGTTGGTTGACAAGCTGCTACAACAATCAGGCACGCTAGAGTCTCGCGGTGAAGCTGAAGAGCGAGTCATGGACTCGAACGACATTGAGAAAGAGCGTGGCATCACCATTCTTGCTAAAAACACAGCAATTAACTGGAATGACTACCGCATCAACATCGTAGATACTCCGGGACACGCGGACTTCGGTGGTGAAGTAGAACGTATCATGTCGATGGTAGATTCAGTACTACTTATCGTTGACGCAGTTGATGGCCCAATGCCACAAACGCGTTTCGTAACGCAAAAAGCATTTGCTCACGGCCTTAAGCCAATCGTTGTAATCAACAAGATTGACCGCCCTGGTGCACGTCCTGATTGGGTTATGGATCAAGTATTCGACCTATTCGACAACCTAGGTGCAACTGACGAACAGCTAGACTTTAAAGTTGTTTACGCGTCAGCACTTAACGGTTGGGCTGCGCTAGAAGAAGGCGAAACTGGCGAGAACATGGAACCACTGTTCCAAACTATCGTTGAAGAAGTAACTGCACCTCAAGTTGACCTAGACGGTCCTCTACAGATGCAAGTTTCTCAGCTAGATTACAGCTCTTACGTTGGTGTTATCGGTGTTGCTCGTGTAACTCGTGGTAGCGTTAAGCCAAACCAACAAGTAACGGTTATCGGTGCTGACGGTAAGACTCGTAACGGTAAAGTAGGTACAGTAATGGGCTACCTAGGCCTAGAGCGTCACGAAGTTGAGCAAGCGAATGCAGGTGATATCATTGCAATCACTGGTCTTGGCGAGCTAAAAATCTCTGACACTATCTGTGCACAAAACCAAGTTGAAGCATTACCACCGCTATCTGTTGATGAACCAACAGTAACGATGACGTTCCAAGTAAACACGTCTCCATTCGCTGGTAAAGAAGGTAAGTTCGTAACTTCACGTAACATCCTTGAGCGTCTAGAGAAGGAACTGGTACACAACGTTGCACTACGTGTTGAGCAAACAGACGATCCGGACAAATTCCGCGTATCAGGCCGTGGTGAACTTCACCTATCTATCCTGATCGAAAATATGCGTCGTGAAGGCTTTGAGCTTGCTGTATCTCGTCCAGAAGTAATCATCAAAGAAGAAGATGGTCAGCTAATGGAACCGTTCGAGACTGTAACGATCGACGTTATGGAAGAGCACCAAGGCGGCATCATGGAGAACATCGGCCTACGTAAAGGTGAGCTGAAAGACATGTCTCCAGATGGTAAAGGCCGTGTACGTATGGACTTCGAAATGCCATCACGTGGTCTGATCGGTTTCCAAACTGAGTTCATGACACTGACTTCAGGTTCTGGTCTTCTATACCATACATTTGACCACTACGGCCCACACAAAGGCGGTAACATCGGTCAACGTGTTAACGGTGTACTAATTGCTAACGCAATGGGTAAAGCGCTAACTAACGCACTATTCAACCTTCAAGAACGTGGTCGTCTATTCATCGGTCACGGTGTTGAAGTTTACGAAGGCATGGTTATCGGTATTCACAGCCGCGATAACGACCTAACAGTAAACGCACTGAAAGGTAAGCAGCTAACTAACGTTCGTGCATCTGGTACAGATGACGCACAGGTTCTTACTCCGCCAATCAAGATGACTCTTGAGCAAGCACTAGAGTTCATCGATGATGACGAACTAGTAGAAGTAACACCGGAAAGCATCCGTATCCGTAAGAAATTCCTAACGGAAAGCGATCGTAAACGTGCTTCACGTTCAGCAAAATAA
- a CDS encoding DUF4124 domain-containing protein gives MKVQLLPSLCVLSGLLIAATASAQVAYTWVDKDGVVHFSDTPNQGAKAISLPNLESSAPAPKVESTESLAPQAKTTSEPTTDEQTKAEKPLPLSLSMLTPQHDETIRSNSGAINIQLEANRKLGIGEQLQLFLDGKPYGAPQSRLTWQLKNIDRGTHTLAVQAKRSGKLIASTSPITVHLHRASIKPTIKGAK, from the coding sequence ATGAAAGTTCAGCTTTTACCATCGCTATGCGTCTTAAGTGGCTTACTGATCGCCGCAACAGCCTCTGCTCAAGTCGCCTACACTTGGGTCGATAAAGACGGCGTTGTGCATTTTAGCGATACTCCAAACCAAGGCGCAAAAGCCATTTCGCTACCTAATCTAGAATCCAGTGCGCCAGCACCAAAAGTAGAAAGCACGGAGTCTCTGGCACCACAAGCAAAAACGACATCAGAGCCCACAACAGATGAGCAAACAAAGGCAGAAAAGCCACTGCCTCTTTCCCTTTCTATGCTCACGCCACAGCATGATGAAACCATTCGCAGCAACTCTGGCGCTATCAACATCCAACTCGAAGCCAACCGTAAATTGGGGATTGGCGAGCAGTTGCAACTCTTCCTTGATGGTAAGCCATATGGGGCGCCACAAAGCCGTTTAACTTGGCAATTGAAGAACATCGATCGTGGTACACACACCCTCGCGGTACAAGCCAAAAGAAGCGGCAAGCTTATTGCATCTACTAGCCCTATAACGGTGCATTTACATAGAGCGAGTATCAAGCCGACCATTAAAGGGGCAAAGTAG
- a CDS encoding DUF2959 domain-containing protein, whose protein sequence is MPYLLAIVLSIFTLTGCQSAYYSAMEQVGYHKRDIMVDRVEDAKESQQDAQEEFTSALEALSALTNFDGGELESVYNNINDKYEDSEKAAQDVRDRIAAIEDVSDALFEEWQGELDLYTSAKLRRSSEQKLRETKASYKSMLSAMKRAEDKMTPVLNTLRDNTLYLKHNLNASAIGSLKGEFSSLEKDIQYAIKQMNAAIAESDKFLQQLNQK, encoded by the coding sequence ATGCCTTATTTATTAGCAATTGTACTATCAATTTTCACTTTGACAGGATGTCAATCCGCATATTATTCAGCAATGGAGCAAGTGGGATACCACAAACGCGACATTATGGTTGACCGCGTGGAAGACGCCAAAGAGTCTCAACAAGATGCACAAGAAGAATTTACCAGTGCGCTAGAAGCCCTCTCGGCACTGACCAACTTTGATGGTGGTGAGCTAGAAAGCGTCTACAACAACATTAACGATAAATACGAAGACAGCGAAAAAGCGGCGCAAGATGTGCGCGACCGTATTGCTGCAATTGAAGATGTGTCGGATGCACTATTTGAAGAGTGGCAAGGTGAGCTAGACCTGTATACTAGCGCCAAACTGCGTCGCTCTAGCGAACAAAAGCTGCGTGAAACCAAAGCCTCTTACAAGAGTATGCTAAGCGCGATGAAGCGTGCAGAAGACAAGATGACGCCAGTGTTGAATACGCTGCGTGACAACACGCTTTACCTCAAGCATAACTTGAACGCGAGCGCGATCGGCTCACTGAAAGGCGAGTTCTCTAGCCTGGAGAAAGACATTCAATACGCAATTAAGCAAATGAATGCCGCGATTGCTGAATCAGACAAGTTCTTGCAACAGCTGAATCAAAAGTAA
- a CDS encoding virulence factor BrkB family protein, which produces MNQLSESYKVRLSKLVPGSVAFFQYLLKRMTHDRVNVNAGYLAYITLLSIVPMLTVLLSILSKFPVFENVGETLQGYIIDNFVPASGDAVRTALQEFVSNTGKMTAVGGAFLFVAALMLISNIDKNLNYIWRVKDKRRPVFSFSMYWMVLTLGPILVGASIAATSYVTSLKLIENETLSGAYNLFLRWLPLLLSFFAFMGLYFLVPNKKVYLSHGAIGAAIAAVLFELSKKGFAFYITQFPSYQLIYGALAAIPILFVWVYLCWLIVLIGAEVTAALGEREHWSDDLEMIHSTAELQLTDEGSESRDSANSTSQ; this is translated from the coding sequence ATGAACCAGTTATCAGAGAGTTACAAGGTGAGATTGAGCAAGCTCGTGCCGGGGAGCGTCGCGTTTTTCCAATATTTGCTCAAGCGCATGACGCACGATCGCGTCAATGTTAACGCAGGCTATTTAGCTTACATCACTTTGTTGTCTATTGTGCCGATGTTGACGGTATTGCTGTCGATATTGTCGAAGTTTCCGGTATTTGAGAATGTGGGCGAAACCTTGCAAGGGTATATCATTGATAACTTCGTCCCCGCTTCTGGTGATGCGGTAAGAACCGCATTGCAAGAGTTTGTATCGAATACAGGCAAGATGACCGCCGTGGGTGGTGCATTCTTGTTTGTTGCTGCCTTGATGCTGATTTCCAACATCGACAAAAACTTAAACTACATTTGGCGAGTGAAAGACAAACGTCGCCCAGTATTCTCATTTTCTATGTACTGGATGGTGTTGACCCTTGGTCCGATTCTGGTCGGCGCGAGTATTGCCGCAACCTCTTACGTAACATCGCTTAAGCTGATTGAAAACGAAACCTTGTCGGGCGCTTATAACCTGTTTTTGCGCTGGCTGCCTCTGCTGCTGTCATTCTTCGCATTCATGGGGTTGTACTTCTTAGTGCCAAACAAGAAGGTTTATCTGTCTCACGGCGCTATTGGTGCAGCCATCGCTGCGGTGTTGTTTGAATTGAGTAAGAAGGGCTTTGCTTTCTACATTACTCAATTCCCTTCTTACCAATTAATTTATGGCGCACTTGCTGCGATTCCGATTCTGTTTGTGTGGGTGTATTTGTGCTGGTTGATTGTGCTTATTGGTGCGGAAGTCACGGCCGCTCTGGGTGAAAGAGAGCACTGGAGTGACGACTTAGAAATGATACACTCGACCGCTGAATTACAATTAACAGATGAAGGAAGCGAGAGTCGTGATAGCGCTAATTCAACGAGTCAGTGA
- the glnA gene encoding glutamate--ammonia ligase, protein MSVENVLSLIQENEVKFVDLRFTDTKGKEQHISIPAHQIDADFFEEGKMFDGSSVAGWKGINESDMVMMPDASSAVLDPFTEDATLNIRCDILEPATMQGYDRDPRSIAKRAEDFMRSTGIADTVLIGPEPEFFLFDDVKFATDMSGSFFKIDDVEAAWNTGSDYEEGNKGHRPGVKGGYFPVAPVDSSQDIRSAMCLVMEEMGLVVEAHHHEVATAGQNEIATRFNTLTTKADEIQIYKYVVHNVAHAFGKTATFMPKPLVGDNGSGMHVHQSLAKDGVNLFAGDKYGGLSETALYYIGGIIKHARAINAFANPSTNSYKRLVPGFEAPVMLAYSARNRSASIRIPVVPSPKARRIEVRFGDPAANPYLAFAAMLMAGLDGIKNKIHPGEAMDKDLYDLPAEEAAEIPTVAYSLKDALEELDADREFLTAGGVFSDDFIDSYIGLKSQDVEKVNMTTHPLEFELYYSV, encoded by the coding sequence ATGTCAGTAGAAAACGTTTTATCACTGATCCAAGAAAACGAAGTTAAGTTTGTTGACCTACGCTTCACTGATACAAAAGGTAAAGAGCAACACATCTCTATCCCTGCTCACCAAATCGACGCAGACTTCTTCGAAGAAGGTAAAATGTTCGATGGTTCATCAGTTGCTGGCTGGAAAGGCATTAACGAATCAGACATGGTTATGATGCCAGACGCATCTTCTGCAGTGCTTGACCCATTCACTGAAGATGCAACGCTAAACATCCGTTGTGACATCCTCGAGCCTGCAACAATGCAAGGCTACGACCGCGACCCTCGCTCTATCGCTAAGCGTGCTGAAGACTTCATGCGTTCTACTGGTATTGCAGATACTGTTCTTATAGGTCCTGAGCCAGAGTTCTTCCTATTTGACGACGTTAAGTTTGCGACTGACATGTCTGGTTCTTTCTTTAAGATTGACGACGTAGAAGCAGCGTGGAACACAGGCTCTGATTACGAAGAAGGTAACAAAGGTCACCGTCCAGGCGTTAAAGGTGGTTACTTCCCAGTAGCTCCAGTAGATTCATCTCAAGACATCCGTTCTGCTATGTGTCTAGTAATGGAAGAAATGGGCCTAGTTGTTGAAGCGCACCACCACGAAGTAGCAACTGCGGGTCAAAACGAAATCGCAACTCGCTTCAACACGCTAACAACGAAAGCTGACGAAATCCAAATCTACAAATACGTTGTACATAACGTTGCTCACGCGTTTGGTAAGACAGCGACATTTATGCCTAAGCCACTAGTTGGTGACAACGGTAGTGGTATGCACGTTCACCAATCTCTAGCAAAAGACGGTGTAAACCTATTCGCTGGTGACAAGTACGGCGGCCTATCTGAAACTGCACTTTACTACATCGGCGGTATCATCAAGCACGCTCGCGCAATCAACGCATTTGCTAACCCATCAACTAACTCGTACAAGCGTCTTGTACCAGGCTTCGAAGCGCCAGTTATGCTAGCTTACTCAGCACGTAACCGTTCTGCTTCTATCCGTATCCCAGTGGTACCAAGCCCTAAAGCGCGTCGTATCGAAGTTCGTTTTGGTGACCCAGCGGCTAACCCATACCTAGCGTTCGCAGCAATGCTAATGGCTGGTCTTGACGGTATTAAGAACAAGATCCACCCAGGCGAAGCGATGGATAAAGACCTTTACGACCTACCAGCTGAAGAAGCAGCAGAAATCCCAACTGTTGCATACTCACTGAAAGATGCTCTAGAAGAACTAGATGCTGACCGTGAGTTCCTAACAGCAGGCGGCGTATTCTCTGATGACTTCATCGATTCTTACATCGGTCTTAAGTCTCAAGATGTAGAGAAAGTAAACATGACAACTCACCCACTTGAGTTCGAACTTTACTACTCTGTATAA
- a CDS encoding AAA family ATPase, with product MQPIVITGGPGAGKTTLLNALGGLGYATFAEGSRALIEQQSQLDNGVLPWTNLPEFANLCLELMGKQKQDALSHEVAFVDRAIPDILAYLKVGGCPVEQTFLTESAGYQSKVLTCRPEASIYVQDDVRPHSFEEALQIHQTLVDTYAELGYEVIDVPWGSVEKRVAFVRQVMGLVVGGDGEKGE from the coding sequence ATGCAGCCAATCGTGATTACGGGTGGTCCTGGGGCGGGTAAAACCACCTTACTGAATGCGTTAGGTGGGTTGGGCTATGCCACCTTTGCTGAGGGCTCTCGCGCCTTGATTGAACAGCAAAGCCAGCTGGATAACGGTGTCTTGCCTTGGACCAACCTACCTGAGTTCGCTAACTTATGCCTTGAGTTGATGGGTAAGCAAAAGCAAGACGCACTGAGTCATGAGGTCGCCTTCGTTGACCGTGCTATCCCAGACATCTTGGCATACCTAAAAGTGGGCGGCTGCCCTGTTGAGCAAACCTTCTTGACCGAGAGTGCTGGGTACCAGAGCAAGGTGCTCACTTGTCGACCTGAAGCCTCTATCTATGTTCAAGATGATGTGCGTCCACACAGTTTTGAAGAGGCCCTGCAAATCCATCAAACCTTAGTCGATACCTATGCTGAGCTGGGCTATGAGGTGATCGATGTTCCATGGGGTAGTGTCGAAAAGCGTGTTGCGTTTGTTCGCCAAGTAATGGGCTTAGTGGTCGGGGGAGATGGGGAGAAAGGTGAATAG
- a CDS encoding AsmA family protein, translated as MKTASRVLLLILILAIAVPAVFLGMLTTSHSRQTWNLFSDLVDLPLQADNVQYEFPYHLTLNGVATKQQNLPFIEQVDLWLNPDVRRDGKWIVDSLLIDGLSLQQGMPTLPALGNVYFHQIALKNIDYADDAFSITGVDVQIQDPIWSSDTQQVPYGEIQLSAEQLHWNGEAFDKLLIDVDYKAQDSTLYGASFNWRGSEVSGQGEQYPQGWSIINMTVDKLKIDNIQLQSLLAKPWQALPVHISHINSLDLLNADIEYGDWHWQNLELSLENASLPLSLWGTTAQLSLQADSVSFQDQTAIEPRLNATLKSGSIQLQELSLDWQQGRVQVSGEFEPEHWKINNATISGLKWAIQPDDKVDWWQKATERLQQVNVKQLEIERSQVIQLSKQPYWQLSGLNLEGDQLEVKHNNGHWGIWSGKLDASVVNASYDQVITSHAAIATQSDDGFWQLTRFFAPLEQGYVEGLGQIDLSTTSQPWALSLNADGIPLQLLHPYLPTALAVNGFSDLSLDLKGLAGDQNMLAYSLSGEVEANLRDTTLKSQADDSLKAVTFSPLRLRAQRGEVKLQPVTISGKAVSGNLSGEFDMANNPLSGVIYQLKDTCGVIKGDVLSGEIETNECQHKPKQKEQTEPEQSAPEPSKVTRIAAINLEQHEEEISEEVMEEEEPTATSHSEEQLISVREVSVNNEINE; from the coding sequence ATGAAAACAGCAAGTCGAGTTCTACTTCTAATACTCATACTGGCGATCGCAGTTCCGGCCGTCTTTTTAGGCATGCTGACCACCTCGCATTCTCGCCAAACGTGGAATCTGTTTTCCGATTTAGTCGATTTGCCACTGCAAGCGGATAACGTTCAATACGAGTTTCCTTACCACCTCACACTCAATGGCGTGGCAACCAAACAACAAAATCTACCCTTCATTGAGCAAGTCGATCTCTGGCTGAACCCAGATGTTCGTCGCGATGGAAAATGGATTGTCGACAGCTTGCTGATTGATGGGTTGAGTCTACAGCAAGGTATGCCAACACTGCCGGCGCTGGGCAACGTTTACTTCCATCAAATCGCCTTGAAGAATATCGATTACGCCGATGATGCATTCAGCATTACGGGGGTAGATGTGCAAATCCAAGATCCAATATGGTCGAGCGACACTCAGCAAGTGCCATACGGTGAGATTCAGCTCTCTGCCGAACAATTGCATTGGAATGGCGAAGCCTTTGATAAATTACTCATCGACGTGGATTACAAAGCGCAAGACAGCACCCTTTACGGCGCCTCGTTTAACTGGCGTGGCAGCGAAGTATCGGGTCAAGGCGAACAATACCCACAAGGTTGGTCAATCATAAACATGACCGTCGATAAACTAAAAATCGACAACATACAGCTACAATCTTTGCTTGCTAAGCCTTGGCAGGCCCTGCCCGTTCATATCAGCCATATCAACAGTCTCGATCTGTTAAATGCAGATATCGAATATGGAGATTGGCATTGGCAAAACCTAGAGCTATCGCTAGAAAACGCCTCTTTACCGCTATCACTATGGGGGACAACAGCGCAGCTTTCTCTGCAAGCTGATAGCGTCAGTTTTCAAGATCAAACTGCGATTGAACCTCGCTTAAATGCCACGCTAAAGTCAGGTTCGATTCAACTGCAAGAACTGAGTTTGGATTGGCAACAAGGTCGTGTGCAGGTATCTGGTGAGTTTGAGCCTGAGCATTGGAAAATCAACAACGCGACTATCAGTGGATTGAAATGGGCGATCCAACCAGATGACAAGGTGGACTGGTGGCAAAAAGCCACGGAGAGGCTCCAGCAAGTCAATGTGAAGCAATTAGAGATTGAACGCAGCCAAGTTATCCAGTTATCCAAACAGCCTTACTGGCAGCTTTCTGGCTTGAATTTGGAAGGTGACCAGCTCGAAGTAAAGCACAACAACGGTCATTGGGGTATTTGGAGTGGCAAGCTTGATGCCAGCGTGGTAAACGCAAGTTACGACCAAGTCATCACATCACACGCTGCGATTGCGACACAAAGTGATGATGGATTCTGGCAACTAACGCGTTTTTTTGCTCCTTTAGAGCAAGGCTATGTTGAAGGCTTAGGTCAAATCGACCTCAGTACCACCAGCCAACCTTGGGCGCTTAGCCTTAATGCGGATGGAATCCCTCTGCAGTTGCTTCATCCCTACTTACCAACAGCACTCGCGGTCAATGGCTTCTCTGATTTAAGCCTCGATTTAAAAGGCTTGGCGGGTGATCAAAATATGCTTGCTTACAGCTTGTCGGGAGAAGTGGAAGCTAACCTACGCGATACCACCCTGAAGTCACAAGCGGATGATTCACTCAAGGCGGTCACCTTCAGCCCATTACGTTTACGTGCTCAGCGTGGTGAAGTAAAACTTCAACCAGTGACCATCTCAGGCAAGGCTGTTTCGGGTAACTTGTCAGGTGAATTTGATATGGCAAACAACCCGCTTTCTGGCGTGATTTATCAACTCAAAGACACGTGTGGAGTGATTAAAGGTGATGTGCTGAGTGGCGAAATCGAAACAAATGAGTGCCAACATAAGCCAAAACAGAAAGAGCAAACGGAGCCAGAACAAAGCGCCCCCGAACCAAGCAAGGTTACACGCATTGCGGCAATCAACTTAGAACAGCATGAAGAAGAGATAAGTGAAGAAGTGATGGAGGAGGAAGAGCCAACCGCAACATCACATTCCGAAGAGCAGCTTATCTCTGTCCGAGAAGTCTCAGTGAACAACGAGATTAACGAATAA
- a CDS encoding bifunctional GNAT family N-acetyltransferase/hotdog fold thioesterase produces MFKLITPKTENQLNKYYQFRWQLLREPWRMPVGSERDEYDGMSHHRMITDSRGRPMAIGRLYITPDNDGQIRYMAVKNNRRSKGMGSLVLVALESLARQEGAKRLVCNAREDAIAFYEKNGFERRGELTDERGPVRHQQMVKQLDPMADVLRRPDWCTELQQRWEAQIPIADKMGIKINQYTGYQFECSAQLNPNLNPHNTMFAGSAFTLATLTGWGMTWLLMKERGLHGDIVLADSSIRYRHPVEQNPVASTSLDGISGDLDRLASGRKARIVIHVVIYSGDVPAVDFVGTYMLLPNYS; encoded by the coding sequence ATGTTCAAACTCATAACTCCAAAAACAGAAAATCAGCTCAACAAGTACTATCAATTTCGTTGGCAGTTGCTACGCGAACCTTGGCGTATGCCTGTAGGTTCCGAGCGTGATGAGTACGATGGCATGAGCCATCACCGCATGATTACCGACAGTCGTGGTCGTCCGATGGCGATTGGTCGGTTGTACATTACCCCAGATAACGATGGCCAGATCCGCTATATGGCGGTGAAGAACAACCGTCGCAGCAAAGGCATGGGCTCATTAGTGCTGGTGGCGCTTGAGTCGTTAGCTCGGCAAGAAGGGGCGAAGCGTCTGGTGTGTAATGCCCGTGAAGACGCGATTGCCTTCTATGAGAAGAATGGTTTTGAGCGTCGCGGTGAGCTTACCGATGAACGTGGTCCCGTGCGTCACCAACAAATGGTTAAACAGCTTGACCCAATGGCGGATGTGCTACGTCGCCCTGATTGGTGTACCGAGTTGCAACAGCGTTGGGAAGCGCAGATCCCGATCGCGGATAAAATGGGGATCAAAATCAACCAATACACAGGTTACCAGTTTGAGTGTAGCGCGCAGCTTAACCCAAACTTGAATCCACACAATACCATGTTTGCGGGCTCTGCTTTTACTCTGGCGACACTGACTGGGTGGGGCATGACGTGGCTGTTGATGAAAGAGCGTGGTTTGCACGGTGACATCGTATTAGCAGACAGTTCAATTCGTTATCGTCATCCGGTCGAGCAGAACCCAGTAGCGAGTACCTCGCTCGATGGCATTAGTGGTGATTTGGACAGGCTCGCATCAGGGCGTAAAGCGCGTATTGTTATCCATGTGGTGATTTACAGTGGAGACGTACCAGCGGTTGATTTTGTCGGCACGTACATGCTGTTGCCGAATTACTCTTAA
- the dtd gene encoding D-aminoacyl-tRNA deacylase, whose protein sequence is MIALIQRVSEAAVRVDGEVVGEIDQGLLVLLGVEKDDDEAKAKRLMERVTTYRVFEDDEGKMNLNVKQVNGQVLVVSQFTLPADTKKGTRAGFSRGAHPADAERLYDYFSDLCEQELPTQRGRFAADMKLSLINDGPVTFWLQV, encoded by the coding sequence GTGATAGCGCTAATTCAACGAGTCAGTGAAGCCGCCGTTCGTGTAGACGGTGAAGTTGTCGGTGAAATCGACCAAGGTCTACTTGTCCTACTTGGTGTAGAGAAGGACGATGATGAAGCAAAAGCAAAACGTTTGATGGAGCGCGTAACCACTTATCGTGTGTTTGAAGACGATGAAGGCAAAATGAACCTCAACGTCAAACAAGTGAACGGTCAGGTTTTGGTGGTGTCTCAATTTACGTTACCAGCGGATACCAAAAAGGGCACTCGCGCAGGCTTTTCTCGCGGCGCGCATCCAGCGGATGCAGAACGTCTGTATGACTACTTCTCGGACTTGTGTGAGCAAGAACTGCCAACACAACGCGGTCGTTTCGCGGCGGATATGAAATTGTCATTAATTAATGACGGTCCAGTGACTTTTTGGCTACAGGTCTAA